A stretch of Myroides oncorhynchi DNA encodes these proteins:
- a CDS encoding 1-aminocyclopropane-1-carboxylate deaminase/D-cysteine desulfhydrase, translated as MFESENVYNEQLNLELPQGISVFVKREDLLHAEVSGNKFRKLKYNIIKAKELGYSRLLTFGGAYSNHIAATAAAGRICGVETIGIIRGDELKDNYEDNHTLTKAVEDGMQLGFLSRSDYRQKTSPEILKRLGDVYGNFYLVPEGGTNEEAIKGTEEILKQGDEAFDYVCTAVGTGGTIAGIINSSFTNQTIIGFPALKGDFLYEDIRRFANKSNWELILDYHFGGYAKYNEELLSFLRELYRRTGVLFDPIYNGKMMYGLIEEIKKGRFIEGSKILVIHTGGLQGWNDKIKI; from the coding sequence ATGTTTGAGAGTGAGAATGTGTATAATGAACAACTTAACCTTGAGTTACCTCAGGGTATTTCTGTTTTTGTCAAAAGAGAAGATTTACTTCACGCTGAGGTATCGGGAAATAAGTTTAGAAAGTTAAAGTACAATATTATAAAAGCGAAGGAGTTAGGATATAGTAGGCTGCTGACTTTCGGAGGAGCATATTCTAATCATATAGCTGCTACAGCTGCCGCAGGACGAATATGTGGAGTGGAGACTATTGGGATTATCAGAGGAGACGAGTTAAAGGATAACTATGAAGATAATCATACATTGACTAAAGCAGTTGAAGATGGGATGCAATTAGGTTTTTTATCTCGATCTGATTATAGACAAAAAACTTCACCTGAGATTTTAAAACGACTTGGAGATGTTTATGGTAATTTTTATCTTGTTCCTGAAGGAGGTACAAATGAAGAAGCTATTAAGGGAACAGAAGAAATATTAAAACAAGGTGATGAAGCATTTGATTATGTATGTACAGCTGTAGGAACGGGAGGTACTATTGCTGGTATTATAAATAGTTCATTCACTAATCAGACAATTATTGGCTTTCCTGCTTTAAAAGGTGATTTTCTATATGAAGATATTCGTAGATTTGCCAATAAATCTAATTGGGAATTAATTTTAGATTACCATTTTGGTGGTTATGCTAAGTATAACGAAGAGTTGTTATCTTTCTTAAGGGAACTATATAGAAGAACAGGAGTTTTATTTGATCCTATTTATAATGGAAAAATGATGTACGGGCTTATAGAAGAAATAAAAAAAGGAAGATTTATAGAAGGAAGTAAAATACTTGTAATACACACAGGAGGATTACAAGGTTGGAATGATAAAATTAAAATTTAG
- a CDS encoding glucosaminidase domain-containing protein: protein MFVVGCASKKAPAPKSKPLTTNRYPTPTGKKVKEKELVSKSEYRSQLHKSETEKKKVEKKKSESEVLEATSRLSVTSDMIRDYILKYKETAKENMANHGIPASIKLAQGVLESGSGQGTLSRNANNHFGIKCHQGWEGESVRHTDDAPDECFRKYSNPEESYVDHSLFLTNRGRYSNLFLLEKDDYEGWAVGLKSAGYATDPKYADKLISLIERYELYKYDAEVLNKKVSGPRPRTISTAKDSTNVANTTKNTSKTDKNNTKSKGGTHIVEKGDTLYNISKRYNLTVEQLQKMNSLTNNTISIGQTLKIK from the coding sequence ATGTTTGTTGTTGGTTGTGCTAGTAAGAAGGCTCCAGCACCAAAGAGTAAACCTTTGACAACGAATAGATACCCTACCCCTACAGGGAAAAAGGTAAAGGAAAAAGAACTAGTTTCTAAATCAGAGTATAGATCTCAACTACACAAGAGTGAAACTGAAAAGAAGAAAGTAGAGAAAAAGAAAAGCGAGAGCGAAGTTTTAGAAGCTACTTCTAGGCTAAGTGTGACTAGTGATATGATACGTGACTATATACTGAAGTACAAAGAAACAGCAAAGGAGAATATGGCTAACCATGGAATACCTGCTAGTATAAAATTAGCTCAAGGTGTTTTAGAGTCTGGATCAGGTCAAGGAACACTGAGTAGAAATGCAAATAATCACTTTGGGATAAAATGTCATCAAGGATGGGAGGGAGAGTCTGTACGCCATACAGATGACGCACCTGATGAATGTTTTAGAAAATATAGCAATCCTGAAGAGTCTTATGTAGACCATTCTCTGTTTTTAACTAATAGAGGTCGTTATAGCAATTTATTCCTATTAGAAAAAGATGATTACGAAGGGTGGGCTGTAGGTCTAAAGAGTGCTGGCTATGCTACAGATCCTAAATATGCAGATAAGTTAATCAGTCTTATAGAGCGATATGAGTTGTATAAATATGATGCAGAGGTTTTGAATAAGAAAGTATCAGGACCAAGACCTCGTACTATAAGTACTGCAAAGGATAGTACTAATGTTGCAAATACAACTAAAAATACTTCTAAAACAGATAAGAATAATACCAAAAGTAAGGGAGGGACACATATCGTAGAAAAGGGAGATACTCTTTATAATATATCTAAACGATATAATCTTACAGTAGAGCAACTTCAAAAAATGAATAGCTTAACTAATAATACAATTTCAATAGGACAAACTTTAAAAATTAAATAA
- a CDS encoding urocanate hydratase, translating to MTFQEHILQGIPTVLPPKKDYDLTINHAPKRKDILSDDEKVLALKNALRYFSSEHHSTLIPEFKEELEKYGRIYMYRLRPDYKMYARPIEDYPGQCLQAKAIMLMIQNNLDYAVAQHPHELVTYGGNGAVFSNWAQYLLTMKYLGEMTDEQTLVMYSGHPMGLFPSHKNAPRVVVTNGMMIPNYSKPDDWEKFNALGVTQYGQMTAGSYMYIGPQGIVHGTTITVLNGGRKIAKNGEGLAGKLFVTSGLGGMSGAQPKAGNIAGCITVCAEVNPKAVHTRHTQGWVDEVITDITTLITRVRKAQENKEIVSIAYQGNAVEIWEEFDKANLYIDLGSDQTSLHNPWAGGYYPVGVSFEEANDLMANNPLKFKELVQDSLRRQATAINKHTAKGTYFFDYGNAFLLEASRAGADIMAPNGIDFKYPSYVQDIMGPMCFDYGFGPFRWVCASGNPEDLAKTDQIACEILEEMIKSSPIEIQQQMADNIRWIKGAQENKLVVGSQARILYADAEGRINIARAFNDAIKAGKIGPVVLGRDHHDVSGTDSPYRETSNIYDGSKYTADMAIHNVIGDSFRGATWVSIHNGGGVGWGEVINGGFGMLLDGTLDAQKRLESMLFWDVNNGIARRSWARNDEAIFAIKRAMEVEPLLKVTIPNIVNEDLLK from the coding sequence ATGACTTTCCAAGAACATATTTTACAGGGAATTCCTACTGTACTGCCTCCTAAGAAGGATTATGATCTTACTATAAATCACGCTCCTAAGCGAAAGGACATACTGTCTGATGATGAAAAAGTATTAGCTCTAAAAAATGCACTTCGTTACTTCTCTAGTGAGCACCACAGTACACTGATTCCTGAGTTTAAAGAAGAACTTGAAAAGTATGGAAGAATATACATGTATCGTTTGCGTCCAGATTATAAAATGTATGCCAGACCTATAGAAGATTATCCGGGACAATGCTTACAAGCTAAAGCCATTATGTTAATGATACAGAATAATCTAGACTATGCAGTAGCACAACACCCTCATGAACTAGTCACATATGGTGGTAATGGTGCTGTGTTCTCTAACTGGGCTCAGTATTTGCTAACAATGAAGTATCTAGGGGAAATGACAGATGAACAGACATTAGTAATGTACTCAGGCCACCCGATGGGTTTATTCCCTTCGCATAAGAACGCTCCACGTGTAGTAGTTACAAACGGTATGATGATTCCTAATTATTCTAAACCTGACGACTGGGAAAAATTCAATGCACTAGGAGTGACACAATATGGTCAAATGACAGCAGGTAGTTATATGTACATTGGCCCACAAGGTATAGTACATGGTACTACAATCACTGTTCTTAATGGTGGGCGAAAAATCGCTAAGAATGGAGAGGGGCTAGCAGGTAAGTTATTCGTTACTTCAGGATTAGGTGGTATGAGCGGTGCTCAGCCTAAAGCTGGTAATATAGCTGGGTGCATCACTGTATGTGCAGAAGTAAATCCTAAAGCAGTACACACTAGACACACTCAGGGATGGGTAGATGAAGTAATTACTGATATAACTACCTTAATAACAAGAGTAAGAAAAGCACAAGAAAACAAAGAAATAGTATCTATAGCCTATCAAGGTAATGCTGTAGAGATATGGGAAGAGTTTGACAAAGCTAATTTGTATATTGATTTAGGCTCTGATCAAACATCACTACACAATCCTTGGGCTGGGGGATATTACCCTGTAGGTGTTTCTTTTGAAGAAGCAAATGATCTAATGGCTAATAATCCTTTGAAGTTTAAAGAATTAGTACAAGATTCCCTAAGACGTCAGGCTACAGCTATCAATAAACACACTGCTAAGGGCACATATTTCTTTGACTATGGTAATGCATTCTTATTAGAAGCATCACGTGCAGGGGCAGATATTATGGCTCCTAATGGCATAGACTTTAAATATCCTAGTTATGTACAGGATATTATGGGACCGATGTGTTTTGATTATGGTTTTGGTCCTTTTAGATGGGTATGCGCTTCAGGTAATCCTGAGGACTTAGCTAAGACAGACCAGATAGCATGTGAAATACTAGAAGAGATGATTAAAAGCTCTCCAATAGAAATACAGCAACAAATGGCTGATAATATTCGTTGGATAAAAGGTGCACAAGAGAATAAATTAGTAGTTGGTTCACAGGCTCGTATCTTATATGCAGATGCTGAAGGACGTATTAATATTGCTAGAGCCTTTAATGACGCTATTAAAGCAGGAAAAATAGGTCCTGTGGTATTAGGAAGAGATCATCATGATGTATCAGGTACAGATTCACCATACAGAGAAACTTCTAACATATATGACGGCTCTAAGTACACTGCAGATATGGCAATACACAATGTCATCGGTGACAGTTTTAGAGGTGCTACATGGGTATCTATACACAATGGTGGTGGAGTAGGATGGGGAGAAGTAATAAATGGAGGTTTTGGCATGTTACTTGATGGTACATTAGATGCTCAGAAGAGATTAGAATCAATGTTATTCTGGGATGTAAATAACGGTATTGCTAGAAGAAGCTGGGCTCGTAATGACGAAGCAATCTTTGCTATAAAAAGAGCAATGGAAGTAGAACCACTTTTAAAAGTGACAATACCTAATATTGTAAATGAAGATTTGTTAAAATAA
- a CDS encoding DUF4136 domain-containing protein, protein MKAIKLLPFALLMLFIASCSSVRVTADYDKAVDFRQYKTYAFFKEGIDQAKINDLDKKRILTAIDANLTAKGFSKTDKNPDFVINIFTKAQEKVNVTTNNNFYSPYGYYGWGWGPYWGPNNTTVSTSIEGTLYVDILDTNKKVLIWQGIGTGYLDKAPNPDKKEERINDFIEKILTKFPPTIEKK, encoded by the coding sequence ATGAAAGCTATTAAATTATTACCATTCGCACTATTGATGCTTTTTATAGCGTCATGTAGTAGTGTTCGAGTAACAGCAGATTACGACAAAGCTGTAGACTTTAGGCAATACAAGACCTATGCGTTCTTTAAAGAAGGGATTGATCAGGCTAAAATTAACGACTTAGACAAAAAAAGAATACTTACTGCAATAGATGCAAATCTAACTGCTAAAGGTTTTTCTAAAACGGATAAGAACCCTGACTTTGTAATCAACATCTTTACTAAAGCACAAGAAAAAGTCAATGTAACAACCAATAACAACTTTTACTCTCCTTATGGGTATTATGGTTGGGGATGGGGGCCATATTGGGGACCAAATAACACAACAGTTTCTACTTCTATAGAAGGTACATTATATGTAGACATCTTAGATACAAACAAAAAAGTATTAATCTGGCAAGGAATAGGTACAGGCTATCTAGACAAAGCTCCTAATCCTGATAAAAAAGAAGAACGTATTAATGATTTTATTGAAAAAATATTAACTAAGTTTCCTCCAACAATAGAAAAAAAATAA